Proteins from one Dethiobacter alkaliphilus AHT 1 genomic window:
- the mutL gene encoding DNA mismatch repair endonuclease MutL, with protein MGRILLLDEVTANKIAAGEVVERPAAVIKELVENALDAGATRIDISIAGGGLESMRVADNGAGMAAEDVPLALQRHATSKIQCAEDLTRVTSMGFRGEALPSIAAVSRFRLVSRRAEDMAGTEIEVEGGKTLQVTETGCPVGTEVRVEDLFFNTPARLKFTKSQGAETARITDTVQRLALAWPNVSFSLTVNGKNTLVTPGNGQLADAAGQVLGRQNMRQMIPLDWQGELLALHGFLAKPALSRANRNLQFFFVNKRPIRSPLLSDALQTAYQTLLPRNRFPAAIVFVEMDTSEVDVNVHPAKREVRFSRERDIYRQLLAGAKAALRQASLIGEMGTPHTAALRETAAATGFYDQAIDFDRQKKLPQDNVPLESPFAGKREAEAVPAEIKETNETAEPAAAETNREATEDVRETTHNFPRLRPIGQYRDTYILAQSQTGELYVVDQHAAHERVLYDQLKRELSDGTLPVQDVIPQTFELDPLTAAALLKSLNIFAELGLRFETFGNNIFILRSIPMFFRHCLNQDDLTEILNSAADADNTHLFEKTLQMMSCKGAVKANQSLDPKEMSALLNNLAETSQPHTCPHGRPTVLVLTEQAVARNFRRQ; from the coding sequence ATGGGTAGGATTTTGCTCCTTGACGAAGTTACGGCCAACAAAATAGCAGCCGGGGAAGTGGTGGAAAGACCCGCGGCGGTGATAAAAGAGCTGGTGGAAAATGCGCTGGATGCCGGCGCTACCCGGATAGATATCAGTATTGCCGGCGGAGGGCTGGAGTCCATGCGGGTGGCGGATAACGGAGCCGGCATGGCGGCAGAGGACGTGCCCCTGGCCCTGCAGCGTCATGCCACCAGCAAGATTCAATGTGCCGAAGATCTGACCCGGGTAACCTCCATGGGTTTTCGCGGCGAAGCGCTGCCCAGCATTGCTGCGGTGAGCCGTTTTCGTCTGGTCAGCAGGCGGGCAGAGGATATGGCCGGTACAGAAATTGAAGTTGAGGGAGGAAAAACACTCCAGGTAACGGAAACAGGCTGCCCGGTAGGAACAGAGGTGCGGGTGGAGGACCTGTTTTTCAATACTCCGGCCCGTTTGAAATTCACCAAATCCCAGGGGGCGGAAACCGCCAGGATAACCGACACGGTACAGCGGCTGGCGCTGGCCTGGCCCAACGTTTCCTTTTCTCTTACCGTAAACGGTAAAAATACCCTGGTGACCCCCGGTAACGGCCAACTGGCCGATGCGGCGGGACAGGTCTTGGGCAGGCAGAATATGCGCCAGATGATCCCCCTGGACTGGCAGGGAGAACTATTAGCTCTGCATGGTTTTCTGGCAAAACCGGCGCTTAGCCGGGCCAACCGCAACCTGCAGTTCTTCTTTGTCAACAAGCGGCCCATCCGCTCGCCGCTTTTAAGCGATGCGCTGCAAACCGCCTATCAGACCTTGCTGCCGCGCAACCGCTTCCCCGCCGCCATTGTGTTTGTGGAGATGGATACCTCAGAGGTGGATGTCAATGTCCACCCCGCTAAGCGGGAAGTGCGCTTTTCCCGGGAGAGGGATATTTACCGACAGCTTTTGGCCGGAGCCAAAGCGGCGCTGCGCCAGGCCTCCCTTATTGGCGAAATGGGAACGCCGCATACCGCTGCTTTGCGTGAGACGGCAGCTGCCACCGGCTTTTATGACCAGGCTATTGATTTCGACCGCCAGAAGAAATTGCCCCAGGATAATGTCCCTTTGGAATCTCCTTTTGCCGGCAAGCGTGAAGCGGAAGCTGTCCCTGCAGAAATCAAAGAGACCAATGAAACTGCAGAGCCTGCCGCAGCAGAAACAAATAGAGAAGCCACAGAAGATGTGCGGGAAACAACGCATAATTTTCCGCGCCTGCGCCCCATCGGGCAGTACCGGGACACCTATATTCTGGCCCAGTCCCAAACAGGTGAGCTGTATGTGGTGGACCAGCATGCCGCCCATGAACGGGTGCTCTATGACCAGCTAAAGCGTGAGCTTTCCGACGGGACTTTGCCGGTTCAGGATGTGATTCCCCAAACCTTTGAACTAGACCCCCTGACGGCGGCGGCACTGCTTAAATCTCTCAATATTTTTGCCGAGCTGGGATTAAGATTTGAAACATTTGGCAATAATATTTTTATCTTGCGCTCAATTCCTATGTTTTTCCGTCACTGCCTGAATCAGGATGACTTAACCGAGATTTTAAACAGCGCAGCAGATGCCGATAATACTCATCTCTTTGAAAAAACACTGCAAATGATGAGCTGCAAAGGTGCGGTAAAAGCAAATCAGTCCCTTGACCCCAAAGAAATGTCTGCATTGCTAAACAATCTGGCAGAGACCAGCCAGCCCCATACCTGTCCCCATGGCCGGCCCACAGTGCTGGTTCTCACCGAACAGGCCGTGGCCAGAAATTTCCGGAGGCAGTAG
- the hfq gene encoding RNA chaperone Hfq, with translation MNKGPVNLQDNFLNLARKEDMMLTVFLVNGYQIKGTVRSFDNFTILLNVDNKQQLVYKHAVSTIIPFRNINLNQTTE, from the coding sequence TTGAACAAAGGGCCTGTTAATCTGCAGGATAATTTTCTCAATCTTGCCCGCAAAGAAGATATGATGTTAACCGTGTTTTTAGTCAACGGTTATCAGATTAAGGGGACAGTACGGAGTTTTGACAATTTCACCATTTTATTAAACGTAGACAATAAGCAGCAGTTGGTATACAAACACGCCGTTTCCACAATTATTCCGTTTCGCAACATTAACCTGAACCAGACCACTGAATAA
- the miaA gene encoding tRNA (adenosine(37)-N6)-dimethylallyltransferase MiaA codes for MEKLLVIVGPTAVGKTAVAIEVAKKLGGEIISADSVQVYRGLDIGAAKPSREEREAVAHHLLDIVDPADNYTVADFQEDAKKAITDITNRGKLPILVGGTGLYVRAVVHGFSFSESGMDEEYRAGLHREAEQHGSQYLHGKLAAVDPEAAEKLHPNDLRRVIRALEVYRQSKRPISHQVDKTSDEPIYNTVQFGLTMPRELLYRRIEKRVDSMLDAGLVDEVRNLLNEGVPPAAKSLQSLGYKQIVAYLTGQISLEEAIRLIKRDTRRFAKRQLTWFRRDEDLIWLDMHALGNYQAAAQKISKKWQDLPQ; via the coding sequence ATGGAAAAATTACTGGTTATTGTAGGCCCTACCGCTGTGGGTAAGACTGCGGTGGCAATAGAGGTGGCCAAAAAACTGGGCGGGGAAATTATTTCCGCCGATTCGGTGCAGGTTTACCGCGGCCTTGATATCGGGGCGGCCAAACCTTCCCGGGAGGAACGGGAGGCCGTTGCCCATCATTTGCTGGATATTGTGGACCCGGCAGACAATTATACCGTCGCCGATTTTCAGGAAGATGCAAAAAAAGCAATTACAGACATCACAAACAGGGGTAAACTGCCCATCCTGGTGGGCGGCACCGGGCTGTACGTGCGGGCGGTGGTTCACGGCTTTTCTTTTAGTGAAAGCGGTATGGATGAAGAGTATCGTGCCGGTCTGCACCGGGAAGCAGAGCAGCACGGCTCCCAATATCTGCACGGTAAGTTGGCTGCGGTGGACCCGGAGGCGGCGGAAAAGCTACATCCCAATGATCTTCGCCGTGTTATCCGGGCGTTGGAGGTCTACCGGCAAAGCAAGCGGCCCATCAGCCATCAGGTTGACAAGACTTCTGATGAACCCATCTACAATACAGTACAATTTGGCCTCACCATGCCCCGGGAACTGCTCTACCGGCGTATTGAAAAGCGGGTTGACTCCATGCTGGATGCCGGCTTGGTGGATGAGGTCCGGAACCTTTTAAATGAGGGAGTGCCGCCTGCGGCAAAATCACTGCAAAGCCTGGGCTATAAGCAGATTGTGGCCTATCTGACAGGCCAAATTTCCCTGGAGGAAGCAATCCGACTGATAAAAAGGGACACCCGGCGCTTTGCCAAAAGGCAGTTAACCTGGTTTCGCCGGGATGAGGATTTAATCTGGTTGGATATGCATGCTTTGGGCAATTATCAAGCTGCAGCGCAAAAAATTTCGAAAAAATGGCAGGATTTACCGCAGTAA